A single Bifidobacterium scardovii JCM 12489 = DSM 13734 DNA region contains:
- a CDS encoding response regulator transcription factor gives MSAQEGASSPVWVAAVDNDRMALLALKGVMPQLLPGSHWMWGVESGDDAVKRALDPDTRPQLLLVDMSLGESTGVSVCRKIRARTDQVALLAITAFSVDTYAKRVAEAGAQGIASKADIPQLSKALHRVAEGGTFSPMPDVAFRTAVQAHSMIVDGGARAGKDAFAPNLGAKETETLHLLSQGLTYDQIAAQWGVAASTVRTHAHRAVDKLGAHSLAHAIALWLGR, from the coding sequence ATGAGTGCACAAGAAGGCGCATCCTCGCCGGTTTGGGTGGCTGCGGTGGATAACGACCGCATGGCGCTGCTTGCCCTGAAGGGGGTGATGCCCCAATTGCTGCCAGGCTCGCATTGGATGTGGGGCGTCGAAAGCGGCGACGACGCGGTGAAGAGGGCGCTCGACCCCGACACCCGGCCCCAGCTGCTGCTGGTGGACATGTCGTTGGGCGAATCGACCGGCGTGAGCGTATGCCGCAAGATCCGGGCGCGCACCGATCAGGTGGCGCTGCTGGCGATCACCGCCTTCTCCGTGGACACCTATGCCAAGCGCGTGGCGGAGGCCGGCGCGCAGGGCATCGCGTCGAAAGCCGATATTCCGCAACTGTCCAAGGCGCTGCACCGCGTGGCCGAAGGCGGCACCTTCAGCCCGATGCCCGACGTGGCGTTCCGCACCGCCGTCCAGGCGCACTCCATGATCGTCGACGGAGGGGCCCGCGCCGGCAAGGACGCCTTCGCTCCGAACCTCGGCGCGAAGGAAACCGAAACGCTGCACCTGCTTTCGCAGGGGCTGACCTACGATCAGATCGCGGCGCAATGGGGCGTGGCCGCTTCGACCGTGCGCACCCATGCCCACCGCGCCGTGGACAAGCTCGGGGCCCATTCCCTGGCCCATGCCATCGCCCTGTGGCTGGGCCGCTGA
- a CDS encoding DUF805 domain-containing protein, with protein sequence MSDELKRHDADDRDLSDGTGPYTGRSEEPLDMPSAGPDHRPPLWAPWYGIGFVQAMARFVRKALVFDGRASRREYWWVRLVLLVFVACCGVGALLYDGEGYGAEAPFDWTGTPFDMVVVGAYTLWFVPELSLSVRRLHDANLRGWWVVLPTVMQLGALLVGGSTAIASSAQALSVQTMAIALLALLALLLFAMLLEVVLMVLPSDPRGVRFDKPRP encoded by the coding sequence ATGAGCGATGAACTCAAGCGCCACGATGCGGACGACCGGGATTTGTCCGATGGGACGGGTCCTTATACGGGCCGTTCCGAAGAGCCGTTGGATATGCCCTCGGCCGGGCCGGACCACCGCCCGCCGCTGTGGGCGCCCTGGTACGGCATCGGCTTCGTGCAGGCCATGGCGCGCTTCGTGCGCAAGGCCTTGGTCTTCGACGGGCGCGCCTCGCGGCGCGAGTACTGGTGGGTGCGCCTGGTCCTGTTGGTGTTCGTGGCGTGCTGCGGCGTTGGCGCCCTCCTGTACGACGGCGAGGGGTACGGTGCCGAAGCGCCCTTCGACTGGACTGGAACTCCCTTTGACATGGTCGTCGTCGGGGCGTACACCCTGTGGTTCGTTCCGGAACTGTCGCTGTCGGTGCGCCGCCTGCATGACGCGAATCTACGCGGTTGGTGGGTGGTGCTGCCGACCGTGATGCAGCTCGGCGCGCTGTTGGTCGGTGGTTCCACGGCGATCGCGAGCAGTGCTCAGGCGCTGTCCGTGCAGACCATGGCCATCGCGCTGTTGGCGCTGTTGGCGCTGCTGCTGTTCGCCATGCTGCTGGAAGTCGTATTGATGGTCTTGCCGAGCGACCCTCGCGGCGTGCGCTTCGACAAGCCGCGTCCGTGA
- a CDS encoding PH domain-containing protein, translated as MTNATITDSGTPYGADDGETPETDRPTDAAERSIGTADRPADAAERPADAAERPADAAERPADAAERPADATRDAARASDAGAAPSAEAGASFDAAGADLGDRDREWRALPQRVRRVWLVNEALSTLAALAVCAMAAAICLANGWWDFWQPLIIGLVAAYSVLDLAFQPLQTTYAYAFNRFSIGEKDLRLRKGWLFRSTTTVPFNRVQHVDTKQNPVLRHFRLTSVVVHTAVDTHEIEALNDAEAERVVELITERVAYAKEDL; from the coding sequence ATGACCAACGCCACTATCACGGATTCCGGGACGCCATACGGCGCAGACGACGGAGAGACGCCGGAAACGGACCGTCCGACCGACGCTGCGGAACGGTCGATCGGCACAGCTGACCGTCCGGCCGACGCCGCGGAACGTCCGGCCGACGCCGCGGAACGTCCGGCCGACGCCGCGGAACGTCCGGCCGACGCCGCGGAACGTCCGGCCGACGCCACACGCGATGCGGCGCGGGCCTCGGACGCCGGCGCCGCGCCTTCCGCCGAGGCCGGAGCGTCCTTCGACGCGGCCGGAGCCGACCTCGGCGACCGGGACCGCGAATGGAGAGCCCTGCCGCAACGCGTGCGGCGCGTCTGGCTGGTCAACGAGGCGTTGAGCACGCTCGCCGCCTTGGCGGTGTGCGCGATGGCCGCCGCGATCTGCCTTGCCAACGGCTGGTGGGATTTCTGGCAGCCGCTGATCATCGGGCTGGTCGCCGCCTACTCGGTGCTCGACCTCGCCTTCCAGCCGCTGCAGACCACATACGCCTATGCCTTCAACCGATTTTCGATCGGCGAAAAGGACCTGCGGCTACGCAAGGGGTGGCTGTTCCGCTCCACGACCACGGTGCCATTCAACCGCGTGCAGCATGTGGACACCAAGCAGAATCCGGTATTGCGGCATTTCCGGCTGACCTCGGTGGTGGTGCACACCGCCGTCGACACGCATGAGATCGAGGCCTTGAACGACGCCGAAGCCGAGCGCGTGGTCGAGCTGATCACCGAGCGCGTGGCCTATGCGAAGGAAGACCTGTGA
- a CDS encoding PH domain-containing protein, with product MGSVFGTAGRDGWRRLHPAGLIVAMVQSVKTTVSSIISLALLFRIIPEQWRDWAMWATAAAAVLIAAGRPIATWATTRYRLDEDSLTLVSGLIFRNRRTVGYDKVHAINSASPVYLQPFHVVQLTVSTEGMDESSITLDAVPAALQLELETVRARFLADGRSRGESTADGADAADAAAVAGIGSAIPATVEASGLSGVSSSERPATDGTSRGQDQGALNSGGAPVFRASATDIVLFAITDLGFLAAAFVVYGFISQLRDVLPKRWLENADQSVDRILARGLASIVMMVALCLIVLLIVSVVSSLLRSHRFEVWRRGDDLVVVRGLLTRRVTTVPVSRIQTIVIRQSVLRRPFRLCSVGLGLSSSTSGEDNGEGSLAVANILPVIGTPHVVGVLRAMLPEWDLHQPDIHRTGRGLARYYLGMPVAVGIMATGGAGAVFALLRRMSVIDISYWWLAVPLIACACWSTSRWFASRIEGFALPDGDRPEGTTRETGSIDDAGADAGAPGVPACLEDCRACVSVLPHRIAATGVRGVSCFTVFTRRSRVQSFRRSTTAWRAPLGIERVVMPLFVMNGLSELRFRFIRRADADRLACWAEQ from the coding sequence ATGGGGAGCGTTTTCGGCACCGCCGGCCGGGACGGGTGGCGGCGGCTGCACCCGGCCGGGCTGATCGTCGCGATGGTGCAATCCGTCAAGACGACGGTCAGCTCGATCATCTCCTTGGCCCTCCTCTTCCGGATCATTCCCGAGCAGTGGCGGGATTGGGCCATGTGGGCGACCGCCGCAGCGGCGGTCCTCATCGCCGCCGGCCGGCCGATCGCCACATGGGCGACCACGCGCTACCGGCTCGACGAGGACAGCCTCACACTGGTGTCCGGCCTGATCTTCCGCAACCGCCGCACGGTCGGCTATGACAAGGTCCACGCCATCAACAGCGCCTCGCCGGTCTATCTGCAGCCGTTCCACGTCGTGCAGCTGACCGTGTCGACCGAGGGAATGGATGAGTCGAGCATCACGCTCGACGCGGTGCCGGCCGCATTGCAGCTTGAACTGGAAACCGTGCGCGCCCGGTTCCTGGCGGACGGCCGATCGCGGGGCGAATCCACGGCGGATGGGGCGGACGCGGCGGACGCGGCGGCCGTCGCCGGCATCGGTTCCGCGATACCGGCGACGGTGGAGGCATCCGGCCTGTCCGGTGTATCCAGTTCCGAACGCCCCGCAACGGACGGAACCTCGCGCGGGCAGGATCAAGGCGCCCTAAACAGCGGGGGCGCTCCGGTGTTCCGCGCGTCGGCCACCGATATCGTGCTGTTCGCGATCACCGATCTGGGGTTCCTCGCGGCCGCCTTTGTCGTATACGGCTTCATTTCCCAGCTGCGGGACGTGCTGCCCAAACGGTGGCTGGAGAACGCGGACCAGTCAGTCGACCGGATCCTCGCCCGGGGCCTGGCCTCGATCGTCATGATGGTCGCGCTGTGCCTGATCGTGCTGCTGATCGTCAGCGTCGTGTCGTCGCTGCTGCGTTCCCACAGGTTCGAGGTATGGCGGCGCGGCGACGACCTGGTCGTGGTGCGCGGACTGCTGACCCGCCGCGTCACGACGGTGCCGGTCAGCCGCATCCAGACCATCGTCATCCGGCAATCCGTGTTGAGAAGACCGTTCCGACTGTGCTCGGTTGGCCTGGGATTGAGCTCGTCGACCTCCGGCGAGGACAACGGCGAGGGAAGCCTGGCCGTGGCGAACATCCTGCCGGTGATCGGCACGCCGCATGTGGTCGGGGTGCTGCGGGCCATGCTGCCCGAATGGGATCTGCACCAGCCCGACATTCACCGGACCGGCAGAGGCTTGGCGAGGTATTACCTGGGCATGCCCGTGGCCGTCGGCATCATGGCCACTGGCGGCGCGGGCGCCGTGTTCGCTCTGTTGCGGAGGATGTCCGTGATCGACATATCGTACTGGTGGCTGGCGGTTCCGCTCATTGCGTGCGCATGCTGGTCGACGAGCCGCTGGTTCGCGTCGCGCATCGAGGGATTCGCGCTGCCGGACGGCGACCGGCCCGAGGGTACGACGCGTGAGACCGGATCCATTGACGATGCCGGAGCCGATGCCGGGGCGCCGGGCGTTCCGGCATGCCTTGAGGACTGCAGGGCATGCGTCTCCGTGCTGCCGCACCGGATCGCGGCGACCGGCGTCAGAGGGGTGTCCTGTTTCACGGTGTTCACGCGGCGGTCCCGCGTACAGTCGTTCCGCAGATCCACCACGGCATGGCGGGCACCGCTCGGCATCGAACGGGTGGTCATGCCCCTGTTCGTCATGAACGGCCTGTCGGAGCTGCGGTTCCGGTTCATTCGGCGCGCGGACGCGGACCGGCTTGCCTGCTGGGCGGAACAATAG